A single region of the Acidithiobacillus acidisediminis genome encodes:
- a CDS encoding addiction module protein, which produces MVAILQEIENQALQLSPHERSELAHRLIVSLEEEPEDSPETIAKAWDEEIARRVADLEAGHTQWIPAEKVFEEVDALIAKRTR; this is translated from the coding sequence ATGGTCGCGATACTCCAAGAGATTGAAAACCAAGCCTTGCAGCTTTCGCCGCACGAGCGCAGCGAGCTAGCCCATCGTCTCATCGTGAGCTTGGAAGAGGAGCCAGAGGATTCTCCAGAGACCATTGCTAAGGCCTGGGATGAAGAAATTGCCCGGCGTGTAGCCGACTTGGAAGCGGGACACACGCAGTGGATTCCTGCCGAAAAGGTGTTCGAGGAAGTCGATGCCCTTATCGCCAAACGGACGCGGTGA
- the cas3 gene encoding CRISPR-associated helicase Cas3': MPISSSIAHAAKNADGFWRDPHDLLEHLNSVGTLAATFAEQYGGDWARLAGRWHDLGKYRPRFQRYIRLASGFEVDAHIKGEAGKAPHSTAGAMLATDRFGAAGRVLAYLIAGHHAGLADWFGGLDVRLSNADSRDELNEALAENPPAELLDTGGFKPDLRIIPGGKNGFALWVRMLFSALVDADFLDTERYMDPDKFAQRNCWPALAELEPRFDAHMAQLATLALPTAVNAIRADILRQCREKAALTPGLFSLTVPTGGGKTLSAMAFALAHAQVHGKRRVIHVIPYTSIIEQTADVFRSIFGEVVIEHHSNAESEPSQENHASRLACENWDAPVIVTTNVQFFESLFAARTSRCRKLHNLVDSVVILDEAQLLPPEFLQPMLDVLNLLTQHYGVTVVLSTATQPALSTRAYFDARQNLRGLDNVREIISDPDALYHSLERVRVLLPADWHTPIEWPQLASELAAHDSVLAIVNTRNDARALWEQMQKIDAGTLHLSALMCGAHRSLVIADIKARLKAGIPTRVVSTQLIEAGVDVDFPVVFRALAGLDSIAQAAGRCNREGHLAAKGKVVIFVPPKPAPPGLLRRGEDACRSVLYGDTEQPLALECFARYFERLYHACELDKKGICDDLFMADNALDGRELAVNFRTAAEKFKLISDEDSMPIVVRYQGVNGQDDSINKWLATLRKDGPERWLMRKLQRYTVNLHRIQAMQLLRQGDIEEIMPGLFAQVSDWLYDTTLGLNPEGTPVHPVCIA, encoded by the coding sequence ATGCCCATAAGTAGTAGCATCGCTCATGCCGCGAAAAATGCTGACGGATTTTGGCGTGATCCGCACGACCTACTAGAGCATCTGAATAGTGTTGGTACGCTGGCCGCGACATTCGCGGAACAATATGGCGGCGACTGGGCCCGATTGGCCGGGCGCTGGCACGATCTCGGTAAATACCGCCCGCGCTTCCAGCGCTACATCCGCTTGGCCAGTGGCTTTGAGGTCGATGCACACATCAAGGGCGAAGCGGGCAAGGCGCCACATTCTACGGCGGGGGCCATGCTTGCAACGGATCGCTTCGGTGCGGCGGGTCGAGTGCTGGCCTATCTAATCGCTGGACATCATGCGGGACTCGCAGACTGGTTTGGAGGGCTGGATGTGCGACTGAGCAACGCAGATAGTCGTGATGAACTCAATGAAGCACTGGCCGAAAATCCGCCCGCAGAATTACTGGATACTGGTGGCTTCAAGCCAGATTTGCGCATCATCCCAGGTGGCAAGAATGGCTTTGCCCTGTGGGTGCGCATGCTATTCTCGGCGCTGGTGGATGCAGACTTCCTCGACACCGAGCGCTACATGGACCCGGACAAGTTCGCGCAACGTAACTGCTGGCCTGCGCTTGCCGAGCTAGAGCCCCGCTTCGACGCTCACATGGCGCAGCTGGCTACACTGGCCCTGCCCACGGCGGTCAACGCCATCCGCGCAGATATTCTGCGCCAGTGTCGGGAAAAAGCCGCGCTCACTCCGGGCCTTTTCTCGCTCACCGTGCCCACTGGTGGCGGTAAGACACTCTCGGCTATGGCATTCGCCCTGGCCCATGCGCAAGTACACGGCAAGCGCCGGGTCATTCACGTCATCCCCTACACCAGTATCATCGAGCAGACGGCAGACGTCTTCCGCAGCATCTTCGGCGAAGTGGTCATCGAGCATCACAGCAATGCCGAATCCGAACCCAGCCAGGAAAACCACGCTTCACGCTTGGCTTGCGAAAATTGGGACGCGCCCGTTATCGTTACCACCAACGTGCAGTTTTTCGAGTCACTGTTCGCCGCCCGGACATCGCGCTGCCGCAAGCTACATAATCTGGTGGATAGCGTCGTCATCCTCGATGAAGCGCAGCTGTTGCCTCCGGAATTTCTACAGCCGATGCTCGACGTACTCAATCTGTTGACGCAGCACTACGGCGTGACCGTGGTGCTGTCCACCGCCACGCAGCCCGCCTTGAGCACTCGCGCCTATTTTGACGCGCGCCAGAACCTGCGCGGCCTGGACAATGTGCGTGAAATCATCAGCGATCCTGATGCGCTCTACCATTCACTGGAACGCGTGCGGGTACTTCTACCTGCAGATTGGCATACACCCATAGAATGGCCGCAGCTGGCGTCGGAATTGGCCGCACACGACTCGGTGCTCGCTATCGTCAATACCCGCAACGATGCTCGCGCGTTGTGGGAGCAGATGCAGAAGATCGATGCGGGGACGCTGCATCTGTCCGCGCTGATGTGCGGCGCCCACCGTTCGCTGGTCATCGCCGACATCAAGGCGCGACTAAAAGCCGGCATACCTACGCGTGTGGTCAGCACCCAACTGATCGAAGCGGGCGTGGACGTGGATTTCCCTGTGGTATTTCGTGCGCTCGCAGGGCTCGATTCCATCGCCCAAGCGGCAGGGCGCTGCAACCGCGAGGGCCACTTGGCCGCCAAAGGCAAGGTCGTCATTTTCGTGCCGCCTAAGCCCGCTCCACCCGGGCTTCTGCGTCGTGGCGAGGACGCTTGTCGCAGCGTTCTGTACGGCGACACCGAGCAGCCGCTTGCGCTCGAGTGCTTCGCCCGCTATTTCGAGCGTTTGTACCATGCCTGTGAACTCGACAAAAAAGGCATCTGCGATGACTTGTTCATGGCCGACAACGCGCTTGACGGACGCGAACTGGCCGTCAATTTCCGCACCGCAGCAGAGAAATTCAAATTGATTTCAGATGAAGACAGCATGCCCATCGTTGTGCGTTACCAGGGCGTTAATGGCCAGGACGACAGCATCAACAAGTGGCTAGCGACCTTGCGTAAAGATGGTCCCGAACGCTGGCTGATGCGCAAGCTGCAGCGCTACACTGTTAACCTGCATCGCATCCAAGCCATGCAACTGCTCCGACAAGGCGACATTGAGGAAATCATGCCTGGGCTGTTCGCGCAAGTGAGCGATTGGCTGTACGACACCACCCTTGGCCTCAATCCCGAGGGCACTCCGGTTCACCCTGTTTGCATCGCATGA
- a CDS encoding type II toxin-antitoxin system RelE/ParE family toxin, protein MDSCRKGVRGSRCPYRQTDAVKISFNPAARQEFADAAIWYADEAGEAHAMHFRNEVQRSLQLISAHPAIGAPSSGDTRRIIIRRYPYSIIYRIDSGHLRVLAIASDRRRPGYWSGRR, encoded by the coding sequence GTGGATTCCTGCCGAAAAGGTGTTCGAGGAAGTCGATGCCCTTATCGCCAAACGGACGCGGTGAAAATCTCGTTCAACCCAGCAGCCCGGCAAGAATTTGCTGACGCAGCAATCTGGTACGCCGATGAAGCTGGGGAAGCGCATGCAATGCACTTCAGAAACGAAGTGCAGCGCAGCTTGCAATTGATCAGCGCGCACCCAGCTATCGGCGCGCCTTCCTCTGGCGATACGCGCAGAATAATCATTCGTCGTTATCCCTACTCGATCATTTATCGTATCGATAGCGGCCACCTGCGGGTACTCGCCATCGCCAGTGACCGTCGTCGTCCGGGGTATTGGTCCGGGCGGCGGTAG
- a CDS encoding IS256 family transposase, protein MREDSKVVEGLAGLEVGIEEILRQGARRLVQQAVEAELVAVLEELSTVRTVDGRRAVVRNGYQPEREILTRLGPVPVRVPKTRDRSGSGLGFRSSLVPPYVRRSQTIAAALPWLYLHGISSGKLREALVVLLGEQARGLSPAALGRLKAEWAQEHTEWQRRSLCGKRYAYWWADGIYTNLRAEDDPRICLLVIIGVTAEGKKEIVTVTDGLRESKASWLEVLRDLRDRGVQEAPLLAIGDGALGFWSALSEIYPQTRHQRCWVHKTANVLNEFPKRLQSQAKAALQNIWMAETKEAAEQAWRVFVRNYQAKYPKAVEKLQKDRDVLLAFYDFPAEHWLHIRSSNAIESTFATVRQRSSRSKNCVSRSSFLGLSFKLIQQAEKHWKGIRYPQRLRDLFAGVIFVDGMPANETQPDPQQDAA, encoded by the coding sequence ATGAGAGAAGATAGCAAAGTGGTAGAGGGATTGGCAGGGCTGGAGGTGGGGATCGAAGAGATCCTGCGGCAGGGGGCAAGACGTTTGGTCCAACAGGCGGTGGAGGCTGAACTGGTGGCGGTACTCGAAGAGCTGAGCACGGTACGGACCGTGGATGGGCGTCGCGCCGTGGTGCGCAATGGCTACCAGCCGGAGCGGGAGATACTGACCCGCCTGGGTCCTGTTCCGGTGCGAGTACCCAAGACTCGGGACCGCTCGGGATCGGGGTTGGGATTCCGCTCTTCTTTGGTCCCGCCCTATGTTCGCCGTTCGCAGACCATCGCTGCGGCCCTGCCATGGCTTTATCTGCACGGTATTTCCTCTGGCAAGCTGCGCGAGGCGCTGGTCGTGCTGTTGGGCGAGCAGGCTCGGGGACTCTCTCCGGCGGCCCTGGGGCGCCTCAAGGCGGAGTGGGCGCAGGAGCATACCGAATGGCAGCGCCGTTCCCTCTGTGGCAAGCGCTATGCCTACTGGTGGGCCGATGGCATCTACACCAACCTGCGTGCGGAAGATGACCCACGCATCTGTCTCTTGGTCATCATCGGCGTGACCGCTGAAGGGAAGAAGGAGATCGTGACGGTCACCGACGGCCTGCGCGAATCCAAGGCGTCCTGGCTCGAAGTCCTGCGCGACCTGCGGGATCGAGGCGTGCAGGAAGCCCCCTTGCTGGCCATCGGCGACGGGGCCTTGGGCTTCTGGTCGGCGCTGAGCGAGATCTATCCGCAGACACGCCATCAACGCTGCTGGGTGCACAAGACCGCCAACGTCCTCAACGAGTTTCCCAAGCGGCTGCAGAGCCAGGCCAAGGCCGCCCTGCAGAACATCTGGATGGCCGAGACCAAAGAGGCGGCAGAGCAGGCCTGGCGGGTCTTTGTGCGCAACTACCAGGCCAAGTACCCAAAGGCGGTAGAGAAGCTCCAGAAGGACCGCGACGTACTGCTGGCCTTCTACGACTTTCCCGCAGAGCATTGGCTCCACATTCGCAGCAGCAATGCCATCGAGTCCACCTTTGCGACCGTTCGCCAGCGCAGCAGCCGCAGCAAGAACTGCGTCTCGCGCAGCAGTTTCCTGGGACTGAGCTTCAAGCTCATCCAGCAAGCGGAAAAACACTGGAAAGGGATTCGCTACCCGCAGAGGCTCCGAGACCTCTTTGCCGGGGTGATCTTTGTCGATGGGATGCCGGCCAATGAAACCCAGCCCGACCCCCAACAGGACGCCGCCTGA
- the cas7c gene encoding type I-C CRISPR-associated protein Cas7/Csd2: protein MSIANRYDFVLLFDVKDGNPNGDPDAGNLPRLDAETGHGLVTDVALKRKVRNFVAMTRDQDERDPQPGEKRFEIYVREKAILNLQNQRAYSALQLDVEPAEADSDGAPEKKPVKKRKGGGDEVNKARDWMCQNFFDVRTFGAVMSTGINCGQVRGPVQLTFARSVDPIIAQEHSITRMAVATEAEAEKQGGDNRTMGRKHTVPYGLYVAHGFISSFLARQTGFSDADLELLWQALGQMFDHDRSAARGEMATRRLYVFKHESELGNAPAHSLFERIQVVRKVDVPRSFADYEVVVNEAELPSGVTLLSMV, encoded by the coding sequence ATGAGTATCGCCAATCGCTATGACTTTGTGCTGCTATTTGATGTGAAAGACGGTAATCCCAATGGCGACCCTGATGCCGGCAACTTGCCGCGCCTGGATGCCGAAACCGGACATGGGCTGGTGACTGACGTAGCATTGAAGCGCAAGGTACGTAACTTCGTGGCCATGACTCGCGATCAGGATGAACGCGACCCGCAGCCGGGAGAAAAGCGTTTTGAGATTTACGTGCGCGAGAAAGCCATCCTCAATCTACAAAACCAGCGTGCTTACTCCGCGCTGCAGCTAGATGTGGAACCGGCTGAGGCCGATTCCGACGGAGCCCCAGAGAAAAAACCTGTCAAAAAGCGTAAGGGTGGCGGCGACGAAGTGAACAAGGCCAGAGACTGGATGTGCCAGAATTTTTTCGACGTACGCACCTTCGGAGCGGTTATGTCCACCGGCATCAACTGCGGCCAAGTGCGCGGACCAGTGCAGCTCACCTTTGCGCGTTCGGTCGATCCTATCATCGCGCAAGAGCATTCGATTACCCGCATGGCCGTAGCTACCGAAGCTGAAGCCGAAAAGCAGGGAGGCGATAATCGTACCATGGGCCGCAAGCACACCGTTCCATACGGCCTCTATGTCGCGCATGGCTTCATCTCCAGCTTCCTCGCCAGGCAGACCGGTTTTTCAGACGCCGACCTAGAACTGCTATGGCAGGCGCTTGGCCAGATGTTTGACCATGACCGCTCGGCTGCGCGCGGGGAAATGGCAACACGCAGGCTGTACGTGTTCAAGCACGAGTCGGAGTTGGGCAATGCGCCGGCGCACTCGCTATTCGAGCGCATCCAGGTGGTGCGAAAGGTAGACGTGCCGCGCAGCTTCGCGGACTATGAAGTCGTCGTGAACGAGGCGGAGTTGCCCTCAGGCGTGACGCTTCTAAGCATGGTTTAA
- the cas1c gene encoding type I-C CRISPR-associated endonuclease Cas1c: MITLQNTLYVMTPQAYVHLDNTTLRVDVEHEKRLQVPLHHVGALVCFGNVMVSPALVHRLADEGKSLVLLDGFGRFKARMEGPISGNILLRQAQYRSANDAAITLELARSCVAGKIRNSRTLLQRGAREAKDLEDANQLNIATKHLAASLRSTAEASGVDELRGIEGDAARFYFSAFNYIIKPNMRTQFQWNGRTRRPPLDKLNALLSFLYSMLMNDCRSALETVGLDPQLGFLHVMRPGRAALALDLQEEFRAAICDRFALTLVNRGQLSNGDFEEREGGAVLLADKGRRKVVAAWQERKQEEITHPLLDQKMPIGLLPFVQARLMARSIRGEMVSYLPYLAR; this comes from the coding sequence ATGATCACCCTGCAAAACACTCTCTACGTAATGACCCCACAGGCTTATGTCCACTTGGACAACACAACATTGCGAGTAGACGTGGAGCATGAAAAACGCCTACAAGTGCCCCTGCACCATGTGGGCGCGCTGGTTTGTTTTGGCAACGTGATGGTCTCGCCTGCCTTGGTGCATCGTTTGGCCGACGAAGGGAAGTCCCTGGTGCTGCTGGATGGCTTCGGTCGCTTCAAAGCACGCATGGAAGGACCGATCTCAGGAAACATCCTGCTTCGCCAAGCCCAATATCGGAGCGCCAACGACGCTGCAATAACACTGGAACTAGCCCGTTCCTGTGTAGCGGGCAAAATCCGTAATAGCCGCACGCTGTTACAACGTGGAGCTAGGGAAGCCAAAGATCTGGAGGACGCGAACCAATTGAATATAGCTACTAAACACTTGGCTGCATCCCTGCGCTCCACAGCAGAGGCATCAGGAGTAGACGAGCTACGGGGGATCGAAGGCGACGCAGCACGCTTTTACTTCTCGGCGTTCAATTACATCATTAAGCCCAACATGCGTACGCAATTTCAGTGGAACGGCCGCACAAGGCGCCCGCCCCTGGACAAGCTCAATGCCCTGTTATCCTTTCTCTATTCCATGCTGATGAATGACTGCCGTTCCGCCCTAGAGACGGTTGGCCTTGATCCCCAGCTCGGATTCTTGCACGTAATGCGCCCTGGCCGGGCAGCATTGGCTCTTGATCTACAGGAAGAATTCCGTGCCGCCATTTGCGACCGGTTCGCGCTCACTCTAGTCAACCGTGGTCAACTCAGCAACGGCGATTTTGAAGAACGAGAAGGTGGGGCAGTACTGCTTGCGGACAAAGGTCGACGTAAAGTCGTGGCTGCGTGGCAGGAGCGGAAGCAGGAGGAAATCACCCATCCCTTGCTGGATCAAAAAATGCCCATTGGCCTGCTGCCCTTCGTGCAAGCACGCTTGATGGCACGTAGCATTCGGGGAGAGATGGTCAGTTACTTACCCTATCTGGCGCGTTGA
- the cas2 gene encoding CRISPR-associated endonuclease Cas2 translates to MLIIVTYDVSTETAAGRKRLRRVAKACERVGQRVQKSVFECQVNAIQYEAFERELLAEIDEKEDNLRFYRISEPTDLRIKQYGTFRSIDFTAPLVI, encoded by the coding sequence ATGCTTATTATCGTCACGTATGATGTCTCCACTGAAACCGCGGCTGGTCGCAAGCGGCTTCGCCGTGTGGCCAAAGCCTGTGAGCGTGTCGGCCAAAGAGTGCAAAAGTCCGTATTCGAATGCCAGGTCAATGCAATACAATATGAAGCTTTCGAGCGCGAGTTACTGGCAGAAATCGATGAAAAGGAGGACAATCTGCGCTTCTATCGCATCTCTGAACCAACCGATCTCCGCATCAAGCAATATGGCACCTTCCGGTCCATCGATTTCACGGCTCCCCTCGTCATTTGA
- the cas5c gene encoding type I-C CRISPR-associated protein Cas5c: protein MKPYCLELSGPYACFTRPEMKVERVSYDVMTPSAARACFEAILWKPAIRWHVRRIEVLKPIRWINLRRNEVAGVVSSHNVQTAMKNGQGDLALYIEDDRQQRAGLFLRDVAYRVHADLEFLPAHDPEARAPKYHEMFERRAAKGQCVNQPYLGTREFAAHFRLVDDKATEPQPIDESRDLGFMLHDLDFSNPADPQPRFFRARMEQGVVHVPAWDSAEVRR, encoded by the coding sequence ATGAAGCCTTACTGCCTTGAACTTTCTGGCCCCTACGCCTGTTTCACCCGGCCGGAAATGAAGGTCGAACGGGTGAGCTACGACGTGATGACTCCTTCGGCCGCACGCGCCTGCTTCGAGGCGATTCTTTGGAAGCCAGCAATCCGCTGGCATGTGCGCCGCATCGAGGTGCTCAAACCCATCCGCTGGATCAATCTGCGGCGTAACGAGGTGGCTGGTGTGGTCTCCAGCCACAATGTCCAGACCGCTATGAAGAATGGTCAAGGCGACCTAGCTCTCTATATTGAGGATGACCGCCAGCAGCGCGCCGGGCTGTTCTTACGCGATGTGGCATACCGGGTGCATGCCGATCTGGAGTTCCTGCCCGCGCACGACCCTGAGGCCCGCGCACCGAAGTATCACGAGATGTTCGAGCGCCGCGCGGCCAAGGGCCAATGCGTCAATCAGCCCTACCTCGGCACCCGTGAGTTCGCGGCGCATTTCCGGCTCGTTGACGATAAAGCCACCGAGCCACAACCTATCGATGAATCCCGCGACTTAGGTTTCATGCTGCACGATTTGGACTTCTCCAACCCAGCCGACCCACAGCCGCGCTTTTTCCGCGCGCGCATGGAGCAAGGCGTGGTGCATGTTCCAGCCTGGGACAGCGCGGAGGTGCGGAGATGA
- the cas8c gene encoding type I-C CRISPR-associated protein Cas8c/Csd1, with translation MILQALNRYYDRVDSLPREGWVRRGVDYVVVLDEQGECVNLEAVGERSKGKTIPRDMLVTAIGKQAMKHTNSGKDANLLWDNASFVFGKGNKGDVKLCGFIDTLQEWLGDLNDKGVEAVRRFCINLRDNPEASTALVHRFQAKDDFEKRDPVLIFRLISDMEGIHLRPAVRDAYETALAASQAGSELHGNCLVTGEVDVPLAPNESVIKGVWGGQSAGCNIISFNARAFESYGKRERNGENAPVSLHASFAYTTALNHLLASKQRIQVGDTSTVFWAEEPHELEDTLTDLFGEPLKDNPDKNTEAIKALYTSVASGQFSVGRPDTRFHVLGLAPNAARISIRFWETATASELARRIRQHFEDVAIVHTIYEPEHLSLFRLLTGVALLNKSDNIPPNLGGEVMRAILEGLPYPATLLNLAVARCRAEQKPTYARAAAIKGSINRWIRSRHTQEKEFAPMLDPSNANPAYRLGRLFATLEKIQEDASPGLNATIRDRYYGAASSTPAAVFPTLLRLNKHHLGKLAAGLAITRERLIGEIMDGFDATAFPPRILPLPDQARFALGYYQQRQAFFSKPSPVTVKEQTL, from the coding sequence ATGATTCTGCAAGCTCTGAATCGTTACTACGACCGGGTTGACAGCTTGCCGCGCGAGGGATGGGTGCGCCGTGGCGTCGATTATGTCGTTGTTCTCGACGAGCAGGGTGAATGCGTCAACCTCGAAGCTGTCGGAGAACGGAGTAAAGGTAAGACCATTCCGCGCGACATGCTGGTTACCGCCATCGGCAAGCAGGCGATGAAGCACACCAACAGCGGCAAGGATGCCAATCTGCTCTGGGACAACGCCAGTTTCGTGTTTGGCAAAGGCAATAAGGGCGACGTCAAGCTGTGTGGCTTCATAGACACTCTTCAAGAATGGCTTGGTGACCTAAACGATAAAGGCGTCGAAGCCGTGCGTCGGTTCTGCATCAACCTTCGTGACAACCCCGAAGCCTCCACAGCATTAGTACATCGTTTCCAAGCCAAAGACGATTTCGAGAAGCGCGACCCAGTTCTGATCTTTCGCCTTATCTCCGATATGGAGGGCATTCACCTACGTCCCGCCGTCCGCGATGCATACGAAACAGCGCTGGCCGCTTCGCAAGCCGGCAGCGAACTGCACGGCAATTGCTTAGTAACCGGTGAGGTTGATGTGCCACTTGCACCGAACGAATCCGTCATAAAGGGCGTTTGGGGCGGGCAGTCTGCCGGGTGCAATATCATTTCCTTCAACGCCCGCGCATTTGAGTCCTACGGCAAACGCGAACGCAATGGTGAAAACGCGCCGGTCAGCTTGCATGCTTCATTCGCCTACACCACCGCATTGAATCACCTGTTGGCATCGAAGCAGCGCATTCAGGTCGGTGATACCTCCACTGTGTTCTGGGCCGAGGAGCCCCACGAGTTGGAAGATACATTGACCGATCTCTTCGGCGAACCACTCAAGGACAACCCGGACAAAAACACTGAAGCGATCAAGGCCCTGTATACGTCCGTAGCGTCGGGGCAGTTCAGTGTCGGCAGGCCGGATACCCGCTTCCATGTGCTCGGCCTTGCACCCAACGCAGCGCGCATCAGCATCCGCTTTTGGGAAACTGCCACAGCCAGCGAGTTGGCGCGGCGCATCAGGCAGCACTTCGAGGATGTGGCCATCGTCCACACCATCTACGAACCTGAACATCTGTCATTATTTCGCCTGCTCACCGGCGTGGCGCTACTGAACAAGTCTGACAACATCCCGCCCAACCTCGGCGGCGAAGTCATGCGCGCCATCCTCGAAGGCCTGCCTTATCCGGCCACCCTGCTCAATCTGGCTGTGGCGCGCTGCCGCGCCGAGCAAAAACCCACCTATGCCCGCGCCGCTGCCATCAAGGGCAGTATTAACCGCTGGATTCGTTCACGTCATACCCAAGAGAAGGAGTTCGCGCCCATGCTCGATCCATCCAATGCCAACCCGGCCTATCGGCTGGGTCGACTGTTCGCCACGCTGGAAAAAATCCAGGAAGACGCCAGCCCCGGACTCAACGCCACCATCCGCGACCGCTACTATGGCGCGGCGTCGAGCACCCCAGCTGCGGTGTTCCCGACGCTGCTGCGGTTAAATAAGCACCACCTCGGCAAGCTGGCCGCCGGTCTCGCGATCACCCGTGAGAGGCTGATTGGCGAAATCATGGACGGTTTCGATGCCACCGCCTTCCCGCCGCGTATCCTGCCCCTGCCAGACCAGGCGCGTTTCGCCCTCGGCTACTACCAGCAACGCCAAGCCTTTTTCAGTAAACCCTCCCCCGTCACCGTCAAGGAGCAAACCCTATGA
- a CDS encoding type IV secretory system conjugative DNA transfer family protein, which produces MTRDYAWMLRFWWLSQRGVVQAPILSTGEVGIRVEGRTLSVGERIFRLTDSGSFRMPKDWAPVIQSPDYPNAGLPLIQFVGAPTPAQTAEQEYTQDGVPTVPPNGQNVIRMVTK; this is translated from the coding sequence TTGACGCGCGACTATGCATGGATGCTGCGTTTTTGGTGGCTGAGTCAGCGTGGTGTGGTGCAGGCGCCGATTTTGTCTACGGGTGAGGTAGGGATTCGGGTAGAGGGGCGGACCTTGAGTGTGGGCGAGCGGATTTTCCGTTTGACGGATTCGGGTTCGTTTCGGATGCCGAAGGATTGGGCGCCGGTCATTCAATCGCCTGATTATCCGAATGCAGGGCTGCCGTTGATCCAGTTTGTGGGCGCGCCTACACCTGCGCAGACAGCGGAACAGGAATACACGCAAGATGGCGTCCCGACGGTCCCACCAAATGGCCAAAATGTTATCCGAATGGTGACGAAATGA
- the cas4 gene encoding CRISPR-associated protein Cas4 → MVTDTDPIPLSALQHWTYCPRQCGLIHLEQQFAENIHTARGQAVHHLVDTPGYEVRHGVRVERALPLWSDRLGLIGKADLVEFHPDGTVFPVEFKHGRKQQKIHDDIQLAAQAICLEDMLCRPVPQGAIFHASSHRRRVVSITPELRALVVEAAEAIRAMLTSGKLPSPVNDARCKECSLRDICQPEALTSLEKQREQHTRLFDAEWP, encoded by the coding sequence ATGGTGACCGATACAGACCCCATTCCCCTCTCCGCTCTTCAGCACTGGACCTACTGCCCGCGACAGTGCGGCCTGATCCACCTGGAGCAGCAGTTTGCGGAGAATATCCACACGGCACGCGGGCAGGCAGTGCATCATTTGGTGGACACGCCCGGCTACGAGGTCCGGCACGGAGTGCGGGTGGAACGGGCGTTGCCGCTGTGGTCGGACCGGCTGGGGCTAATCGGCAAGGCAGATCTGGTGGAATTCCACCCCGACGGTACAGTGTTTCCTGTGGAATTCAAGCATGGGCGAAAACAACAAAAGATCCATGACGACATTCAACTTGCCGCCCAAGCCATCTGTCTGGAAGACATGCTGTGTCGACCGGTTCCGCAAGGGGCAATTTTCCATGCCAGCAGCCACCGCCGACGTGTGGTGAGCATCACCCCCGAACTTCGAGCACTGGTGGTGGAAGCTGCGGAGGCTATTCGCGCCATGCTCACTTCCGGCAAGCTGCCGTCTCCGGTGAATGACGCACGCTGCAAGGAATGCTCACTCAGGGACATTTGCCAGCCTGAGGCCCTGACCTCCCTTGAAAAGCAGCGTGAGCAACACACGCGCTTATTTGATGCGGAATGGCCATGA